A single Leguminivora glycinivorella isolate SPB_JAAS2020 chromosome 25, LegGlyc_1.1, whole genome shotgun sequence DNA region contains:
- the LOC125239239 gene encoding uncharacterized protein LOC125239239: protein MAVQNKVLYAFRGWIAFVAFMDLGTAGRSYIERRSFLSHQGETEHLDGDFTISRMLGMYSVLKALALIHCTLYIHYRPVVSMGYWSLMLTIVLYFTEAFCYHSTNLNFYVVFPCILNIITLLGLIYLPTKLKLWGQVPGVSGMEREVDDENAQILRQMGNFKRRRPQKNKKLDAVATNILSILK from the exons ATGGCAGTgcaaaataaagttttataCGCGTTTCGAGGATGGATAGCATTCGTTGCTTTCATGGATTTGGGGACCGCCGGCCGGTCTTACATCGAGCGACGGTCGTTCCTCAGTCACCAAGGGGAGACTGAGCACTTGGATG GGGATTTTACAATCTCCCGAATGCTCGGAATGTATTCGGTGCTGAAGGCTTTGGCGCTCATCCACTGTACGCTTTACATACATTACAGACC TGTGGTGTCCATGGGCTACTGGTCCCTCATGCTGACCATCGTTCTGTACTTCACCGAGGCCTTCTGTTACCACTCGACCAACCTCAACTTCTATGTCGTGTTCCCGTGCATACTTAACA TAATAACCCTGCTGGGGCTCATCTACCTGCCCACGAAGCTGAAGCTGTGGGGGCAGGTGCCCGGCGTGTCGGGCATGGAGCGAGAAGTGGATGACGAGAACGCGCAGATCCTGCGACAGATGGGCAACTTCAAGCGGCGGCGCCCGCAGAAGAACAA AAAACTTGACGCTGTGGCGACAAACATCTTGTCGATTTTAAAATGA